The Pantoea phytobeneficialis genome has a segment encoding these proteins:
- the argA gene encoding amino-acid N-acetyltransferase, producing MKERSTELVQGFRHTVPYINAHRGKTFVIMLGGEAIEHDNFSSIVNDIGLLHSLGIRLVVVYGARPQIDASMAQHQLEPTYHKHTRVTDAQSLELVKQAAGRLQLDITARLSMSLNNTPLQGAHINVVSGNFIIAQPLGVDDGVDYCHSGRIRRIDEEAIHRQLDNGAIVLLGPVAVSVTGESFNLTSEEVATQLAIKLKAEKMIGFCSEQGVTNRDGNIISELFPNDAQARIDEMEKEGDFLSGTVRFLRGAVKACRSGVRRSHLISYQEDGALLQELFSRDGIGTQIVMESAEQIRRATINDIGGILELIRPLEQQGILVRRSREQLEMEIDKFTIIERDNLTIACAALYPFPDEQIGEMACVAVHPDYRSSSRGEALLQRVALQARQMGLKKLFVLTTRSIHWFQERGFTPVDIESLPESKKKMYNYQRRSKVLMADLR from the coding sequence GTGAAGGAACGTAGTACTGAACTGGTTCAGGGTTTTCGCCATACCGTTCCCTATATAAATGCCCACCGTGGCAAGACCTTTGTCATCATGCTGGGTGGCGAGGCCATCGAGCATGATAACTTCTCCAGCATCGTTAACGACATCGGTCTGTTGCATAGCCTTGGCATCCGCCTGGTGGTGGTTTACGGCGCCCGTCCGCAGATTGATGCCAGCATGGCACAGCATCAACTGGAGCCGACTTATCATAAACATACGCGTGTTACCGATGCGCAATCGCTGGAGCTGGTGAAACAGGCGGCAGGTCGTTTACAGCTGGATATCACCGCGCGTCTGTCGATGAGCCTGAACAACACCCCTTTGCAGGGCGCGCATATTAACGTGGTCAGCGGCAACTTCATCATCGCCCAACCTCTTGGCGTCGATGATGGCGTGGATTACTGCCACAGTGGACGCATTCGTCGTATCGACGAAGAGGCAATCCATCGTCAGCTGGATAACGGGGCGATTGTGCTGCTTGGTCCGGTTGCTGTTTCCGTTACCGGTGAGAGTTTTAACCTGACTTCAGAAGAAGTCGCTACCCAACTGGCGATCAAACTGAAAGCGGAAAAAATGATCGGCTTCTGTTCTGAACAGGGCGTGACCAACCGCGATGGCAATATCATTTCCGAACTGTTCCCGAACGACGCCCAGGCGCGTATTGATGAAATGGAAAAGGAAGGTGATTTTCTCTCTGGCACGGTGCGTTTTCTGCGTGGCGCAGTCAAAGCCTGCCGCAGCGGCGTGCGTCGCAGCCATTTAATCAGCTATCAGGAAGATGGCGCGCTGTTGCAGGAGTTGTTCTCGCGTGACGGTATCGGCACACAGATTGTCATGGAGTCTGCCGAACAGATTCGTCGTGCCACCATCAATGATATTGGTGGCATTCTGGAGCTGATTCGCCCGCTGGAACAACAAGGGATTCTGGTACGTCGGTCACGCGAGCAACTGGAAATGGAGATCGACAAGTTCACCATCATCGAACGCGATAACCTGACCATTGCCTGCGCGGCACTCTACCCGTTCCCGGACGAACAAATTGGCGAGATGGCCTGTGTGGCCGTTCATCCGGATTATCGTAGCTCGTCACGCGGCGAAGCACTGCTGCAACGTGTGGCATTGCAGGCACGGCAGATGGGTCTGAAAAAGCTGTTCGTGCTCACCACCCGCAGCATTCATTGGTTCCAGGAACGCGGTTTCACACCGGTGGACATTGAATCGCTGCCGGAGAGCAAGAAAAAGATGTACAACTATCAGCGCCGTTCTAAAGTGTTGATGGCAGATTTGCGCTAA
- the amiC gene encoding N-acetylmuramoyl-L-alanine amidase AmiC, with protein MFDVNPFFSRRRLLQGAGALWLLSVTRSGLAASQHIVAVRIWPSSTYSRVTLESNVPLQYKQFTLSHPDRLVIDINNLHINPVLKGVDKLVRVDDPYIKTARVGQFDPNTVRIVLELKRSVAPRSFTLDPVAGIKHRLVVDLYPSQRQPEEDPLLALLQDYNQGDLDRDQPAQAPLPGKAGRDRPIIIMIDPGHGGEDPGAHGKYKTREKDIVLKMGRYLKALIDKQPNMKAYMTRNEDVFIPLRVRVAKARKQRADLFVSIHADAFTSRAARGSSVFALSTSGATSAAARFLAQTQNESDLIGGVSMSGDRYLDHTMFDMVQRQTIHDSLKFGKEVLSRMGHINHLHKRTVDQAGFAVLKAPDIPSILVETAFISNVEEERKLRTARYQHQVAEAILHGIKAYFEKGAVLAHR; from the coding sequence ATGTTTGACGTAAATCCTTTTTTTTCACGCCGACGATTATTGCAGGGAGCGGGCGCGCTATGGTTGCTGAGCGTGACGCGCAGCGGGCTGGCGGCCAGCCAGCATATTGTGGCCGTGCGCATCTGGCCTTCGTCGACGTACTCGCGCGTTACGCTGGAATCCAATGTTCCCCTGCAATACAAACAATTCACGCTGAGTCATCCCGACCGTCTGGTTATCGACATCAACAATCTGCATATCAATCCGGTGCTGAAAGGCGTCGATAAACTGGTGCGCGTTGATGATCCCTATATCAAAACAGCCCGCGTGGGGCAGTTCGATCCCAATACGGTGCGTATTGTACTGGAACTGAAGCGCAGCGTGGCACCACGCAGCTTCACCCTCGATCCGGTTGCGGGGATTAAGCACCGGTTGGTGGTCGATCTTTATCCCAGCCAGCGTCAGCCGGAAGAGGATCCCTTACTGGCGTTACTCCAGGATTACAATCAGGGCGATCTGGATCGCGATCAACCTGCGCAGGCCCCGTTACCGGGTAAAGCCGGACGGGACCGCCCGATTATCATCATGATCGATCCAGGGCATGGCGGGGAAGATCCGGGCGCACATGGCAAATACAAAACGCGTGAAAAAGATATTGTGTTGAAGATGGGGCGTTATCTGAAGGCGCTGATCGACAAACAACCCAATATGAAAGCCTATATGACGCGCAACGAAGATGTATTTATCCCGTTGCGTGTCCGGGTGGCAAAAGCGCGCAAGCAGCGTGCGGATTTGTTTGTGTCAATTCACGCCGATGCCTTTACCAGCCGCGCGGCGCGCGGTTCGTCGGTGTTTGCGCTTTCCACCAGCGGCGCAACCTCTGCCGCGGCACGCTTTCTGGCACAAACCCAGAATGAATCAGACTTGATTGGTGGCGTCAGCATGAGCGGCGACCGTTATCTCGACCACACCATGTTCGACATGGTGCAGCGGCAGACCATCCATGACAGCCTGAAGTTTGGTAAAGAGGTGTTGTCGCGCATGGGGCACATCAACCATTTGCATAAACGTACGGTGGATCAGGCCGGTTTTGCGGTGTTAAAAGCGCCTGATATCCCGTCGATTCTGGTAGAGACGGCGTTTATCAGTAATGTGGAAGAAGAAAGGAAGCTACGTACAGCGCGTTACCAGCATCAGGTAGCGGAAGCTATTCTGCATGGCATCAAAGCGTATTTCGAGAAGGGGGCGGTGCTGGCGCATCGCTGA